In the Arachis ipaensis cultivar K30076 chromosome B10, Araip1.1, whole genome shotgun sequence genome, one interval contains:
- the LOC107620943 gene encoding vacuolar protein sorting-associated protein 8 homolog isoform X2: MQELVEHYSAKGWLQRVEQCVLHMDISSLDFNQVVRLCREHGLYSTLVYLFNKGLNDYRAPLEELFEVLQNSQKDSAVALGYRMLVYLKYCFIGLAFAPGRGTIPPKIKPLLYNKHDFKFTVLINVHRNHPGVEAFLQNSSGRSSLLVY; encoded by the exons ATGCAAGAACTGGTAGAGCATTATAGTGCTAAAGGGTGGTTACAGCGGGTTGAGCAATGTGTACTTCACATGGATATTTCATCATTGGATTTTAATCAG GTGGTCAGATTATGCCGGGAGCATGGCCTGTATAGCACCCTGGTGTATCTCTTTAATAAAGGACTAAATGACTATAGGGCACCTCTGGAGGAGCTCTTTGAAGTCTTACAAAATAGCCAAAAGGATAGTGCTGTTGCACTTGG GTACAGGATGCTGGTTTACCTCAAGTACTGTTTTATAGGTCTTGCTTTTGCACCAG GCCGTGGAACTATTCCTCCTAAAATCAAGCCTCTTTTATACAACAAACATGATTTTAAGTTTACGGTACTCATAAACGTCCATCGGAATCACCCTGGAGTTGAAGCATTCCTTCAAA ATAGTAGTGGCAGATCCTCCTTACTTG TGTACTAA
- the LOC107620943 gene encoding vacuolar protein sorting-associated protein 8 homolog isoform X1, translating to MQELVEHYSAKGWLQRVEQCVLHMDISSLDFNQVVRLCREHGLYSTLVYLFNKGLNDYRAPLEELFEVLQNSQKDSAVALGYRMLVYLKYCFIGLAFAPGRGTIPPKIKPLLYNKHDFKFTVLINVHRNHPGVEAFLQNSSGRSSLLGES from the exons ATGCAAGAACTGGTAGAGCATTATAGTGCTAAAGGGTGGTTACAGCGGGTTGAGCAATGTGTACTTCACATGGATATTTCATCATTGGATTTTAATCAG GTGGTCAGATTATGCCGGGAGCATGGCCTGTATAGCACCCTGGTGTATCTCTTTAATAAAGGACTAAATGACTATAGGGCACCTCTGGAGGAGCTCTTTGAAGTCTTACAAAATAGCCAAAAGGATAGTGCTGTTGCACTTGG GTACAGGATGCTGGTTTACCTCAAGTACTGTTTTATAGGTCTTGCTTTTGCACCAG GCCGTGGAACTATTCCTCCTAAAATCAAGCCTCTTTTATACAACAAACATGATTTTAAGTTTACGGTACTCATAAACGTCCATCGGAATCACCCTGGAGTTGAAGCATTCCTTCAAA ATAGTAGTGGCAGATCCTCCTTACTTGGTGAGAGTTAA